ATCGCAGCTTTGCTGGCGACCTTGCTGCCACTTGACCGGCTGGTGCAACCAGATCTCGACAACGGTCTATATGATCAACTGCTGGTGCGAGGAATCACGGATGAATTGATCGCTTTCGCACGGCTGATCTCGCACTGGCTAGCCTTTGGCCCGCCATTGCTATTCGCCGCGTTTCTAGCCAGCGGCCTGATGGGTTTGGAAGGCCCACCATTGGTCACCCTACTCGCCAGCCTCGCTATAGCAACACCGGCGCTTGCCGGATTAGCGGTCATGATCGCGGCCCTGACGGCTGGACTGAAGGGTGCCAGCGCATTGGGTGGATTGCTGTTGGTGCCGCTAGCCATTCCGTTGCTGATTTTCGGAGCGGGCAGCCTCGCCGATCCAAGCGGCAGTGCGCTGCTGTTTTTGAGCGCTGTGTCTTTGCTGCTTGTAGCTATTACGCCTTTTGCGGCCGGCGCGGCACTAAGAGCTGTACGGGAATAATCCTAAATTCCGCCGTCCGTAACTTCATAACCTGCCGCTTCCAGGCCAGTTTTCAATACAGCCGTACACGCTGCCAGTTCATCCGCATCGGTTGACCGCACCACAAAATTCGCGCCGACCGTGCCATTGCGGAAAAAGGGATAGCTGCCAATCTGACACCCTGCATGGGCTTTTTCCGCCGCGATCAGGACATCGGCAATTTCGCTCTCTGGCGCCCATGCGCCAAGCGTTTCAGACAGAAGCGGCGCGCCGCCTTCCAATGTACCCGTGAGCGCATCGAGCATCCCCGCCGTGATATGCGGCACGCCCGCCATCAGATACAGGTTGTCGATCTTGATTCCTGGTGCACCGGACATGCGGTTTTCGATCAGCTCTGCGCCATCAGGGACACGCGCCATGCGAAGCCGGCCTTCGTTGATGCCGCCTTTGTCGGCATAATATTTTTCCAAAATCGCGCGCGCCGTCGGGTGGATCACCACATCCACGCCCAGCGCCTTGGAAATCGCATCGACCGTGATGTCATCATGGGTCGGACCTATGCCACCGGTAGTAAAAAGATAATCATTGCGTGCGCGCAAAATATTCACCGCTTCGGCAATCGCATCCATGTCATCGGCAACCACGCGGACCTCACCCAGCCTGATGCCCTGGACGTTCAACCATTTGGCGATCTGCGCGATATTCTTGTCCTGCGTACGGCCGGAGAGAATTTCATCGCCAATGACAATCAGCGCTGCGGTGTAGATGCGGGATTTGCTCATATCATTGGGATATAGAGCAGTTCAGCAAATCATCAACGGCCATTTGCAATTTGGTAAGGTCCTGCATCTAAATTGAAATGGGGCGCATATACATCCTCTCCAACAGGAGAAATCATGACCATGCAATTCGGACATTTCGGTTTTCAGGCAGTATTGCATGATAATGCCGCAAGCCTGTCCATCGTGCAGGATGGCCCGCATTTGATCATTGAAGAAACCGACCGACCGCCAAGCAAGATGTCGCTGATCGCTGGCATCGCTTTTTCAATGTGCTTTGTCGCTTTCGGATTGTTTATAGTCAGCTGGGAATTGGCGCCAGCGAGCGAACCGCTGCGCTTTCCCGCAGCAGGGTTGTTTGCGCTGATTGGCTTATGGCTGTTCTGGTTAGTGATTGGCCGGAAGAAAACCATCCGGCGCCTCATCGCAAACCGCGAGGCCCAGACAATTGAATATGGTCAGATGGTCGCTGTTAACAAAGATGATTGGCAATATCGGAAAAAAGGGGTTTTGGATTATCGTGATGCCGAGCGGTTCGACACCGGCTATGTCGACCATTCTGCACCCGGTGCTGACCTCGTCTTCACCGGCCTATATGTCAAAGCAACGAATGGCCCTCGCAATGGCTTGTTGATCATGGGTGCGCTCTACGAAATAGAAATCGCCATTGATCATATCTACCGTCACATGAATGAAACGGTCGAGAGCGGTGGTAGTTTTGGCGAGGGAAAAATTGGTCCGCCCCGGAGCTTTGTTCCGCAAAACGCAGGCGGGAATGGATAGCTTGATCCAAGTTTCCCGTAGTCAAACCGGGCGATTATCCATATATATAGCGCATGACTGATTATCTGACCGTAGAAGACACCACCCCGCAAAGCCGGACGGGTGCGATTAAACTGCATGGACCGGAAGGCTTTGAGGGCATGCGCAAGGCCGGACGGCTCGCTGCTGAAATTCTCGATGCCTTGGTACCGCATGTCGTGCCCGGCGTAACCACTGGCGCATTGGACGATATGGTTCGTCAGCATGCTTTTCGCGAAGGCGCCGTGCCCGCGACGTTGGGATATCGCGGCTTCACGCATAGTTGCTGCACTTCGATCAATCATGTGGTGTGCCACGGCATTCCCGGTGACAAGAAACTCAAGGAAGGCGATATCGTTAATATTGATGTGACGGTGATTGTTGATGGCTGGCATGGCGATACGAGCCGCATGTTTTTGATCGGCAAGACACCTGTCAAAGCTTCCAGGCTGGTCCAAACGACATATGAATGTCTGATGCTGGGCATTGAACAAGCCAAACCGGGCAATCGCATGGGCGATGTGGCGCACGCCATCCAAACCCATGCCGAGGGTAATCGCTATAGCGTAGTGCGCGATTTTTGCGGCCATGGTCTGGGTCAAATGTTCCATGATGCGCCAGAGGTTGTTCATGCTGGACGTCCCGGTACGGGCCCTGAACTGCGGCCCGGGATGTTTTTCACCATTGAGCCAATGATCAACATCGGCAAATATGCCGTGAAGATGCTCGAAGATGGATGGACAGCAGTTACCCGAGACCGTTCGCTTTCTGCCCAGTTTGAACATAGCATCGGGATTACCGAAACCGGTTGCGAGATTTTCACCAAAAGCCCTGCCGGTCTGGATTGCCCGCCCTACACATAAGCAAGCATCAGCCTTGACCGCAGCGCAGAAATTTAGCTAGTCAGTTAAATCAGGTTTTACCCATGAAGGTTTGACCAGCTCGGGAGAAATATGATGCGCCGTTTGGGACTCTTTTTTGCAACCTGCTTGCTGGCCGCTTGCCAAAGCCAGACGACCGATCAAGGTGGCGTATCGGCTGACGGCGCGGAATGGAGCAATATCGGCTTCAATGCTAAGGAACAACGGCACAGCCCCCTCGACCAGATTGATGAGAGCAATGTCGGCGAACTCGGTATCGCCTGGTTCAAGGATCTACCCGATGCGCGGGGCCAGGAAGCAACACCCGTGGTTGTTGATGGCAAAATGTATATCTCTACCGCCTGGTCCAAAGTTTTTGCCTATGATGCAAAAACCGGCGAGGAACTCTGGTCCTATGACCCCGAAGTTCCCGGTGAGAAGGCCGTAGACGCTTGCTGCGACGTTGTTAATCGCGGCATTGCAATTTCCCGAGGCAAGATATTTTTCGGCACGATAGATGGCCGGCTCATCGCGCTCGACGCAAATACCGGCGCACGGCTTTGGGAAACCCAGACAACAGATAATTCGAAGCCTTATACGATCACCGGCGCTCCACGCGTCGTCAAAAATATGGTCATCATTGGTAATGGTGGCGCTGAATTCGGTGTCCGCGGATATATCACCGCCTATAACGTCTCCGACGGTTCCCAGAAATGGCGCTTTTACACAGTTCCCAATCCCGAAGGTAAAGCCGACGGCGCCGCAAGCGACGAGATTTTTGAAAAAGCCGCCAACAAAACCTGGGGCGAAGGTGAGTGGAAAGAATCCGGAGGTGGCGGAACGGTCTGGGACAGCATCGTCTATGACGAAGAGCTTGATCAGCTCTATTTTGGCGTTGGCAATGGCAATCCCTGGAACCATGGACTGCGCTCGGGCGGCGAAGGGGACAATCTCTTCCTGTCGTCCATCGTCGCGGTAAACCCAGATACCGGAAAATATCTCTGGCACTATCAGGAAACGCCTGCCGAGACCTGGGATTATACCGCTACGCAGCATATCATCATTGCAGAGATTGACTGGCCCAAGAAAACCCAAGACGGTGAAGCCACGGCCCTGACGGAAAAACGCAAGGTGCTGTTCCATGCGCCCAAAAACGGCTTCTTCTTTGTCATTGATCGCACCGATGGCCGGTTGATGAGTGCTGAGCCGTTTGTCGACAACATCAATTGGGCCGAGGGCTATGATCTTGAAACCGGACGGCCGATCGAAAATCCGGAGGCGCGTTTCTACAAAACGGGCAAGCCATTTATCTCAATCCCAGGCGCTCTTGGCGCGCATAACTGGCACCCGATGAGTTATAATCCCGACACCGGACTGGTCTATATCCCAGCCCAGCAGATCCCGCAGGGTTATGAAGTGCCGACCACGAGCCTCGACAAGAAACGCGAACGGCTTGGCTTTAACGTTGGTATTGGCTGGGCAATTGGTCAGCTGCCCGATGATAAGGACGTCTATAAGGCCGCTATCGCCGCAACGACCGGCAAGCTCGTGGCTTTTGATCCTAAAGCAGGCAAGGTTGCCTGGTCTGTCGACTACCCGGCGGCCTGGAATGGCGGGACAATGACGACGGCTGGCAATCTGGTATTTCAAGGCACAAGCGTTGGGTTGTTCAAAGCCTTTGCGGCGGATAGCGGTGAAGAACTTTTGAGCATGAATATGCAGTCCGGCATTGTTGCCGCGCCTTCCACCTATATGGTCGATGGCGAGCAATATATCGCGTTCCTGACCAGTAAAGGCGGCGCCTTTCCCCTGGTTGCTGGTGTCGCGGGTGGTGCATCGCGCAAGGTCCCGAATATCCCGCGGCTGGTTGTGATGAAGCTGGGCGGCAAGACAACCCTGCCCGCTTTGCCTGAAAAAGCCGAAGTCGTCTGGAATCCGCCAGAGCCAACGGGCACGCCTGCACAGGTAGCGGAGGGCAAAGCGCTCTACGGTCGCTTCTGTCTGGTTTGTCACGGCGATAGCGCAGTCGGCAATGGCTTTACACCAGATCTTCGAATCTCCGGCACATTGGCCAGTGAAGAAGCTTGGGCTTCCATAATCGCTGGTGGCGCGTTGAAGCAGCATGGCATGGTCAGCTTTTCGTCGCAGTTAAAGCCTGATCAAGTCGAGGCGCTGCGCCATTACGTGATTGATCGCTCTAACTGGACCAAGGCCAATGTTGCCGACGTCAGTGCGCCAATTGCGCGATAGATAATGCCATAAAAGCCTGCCTAAAATTTAGGCGACAATGCAAAAAAATGCCTGTTTTTTGGGCGGCATTGAAACTGCCATCTTTTGGCTTTAGCAGTTTATCGGCGATTCTTTTCACGATTCCAAACTGGCATGGTAATTGAATTGTGACGGGCAAGTGCGCCCGAGTTTGGTGCTGCATACGCGCGCCAGAACATGAGTAAACGGGACAGGAACGAACAAAAAATGAAAAAGATTGAAGCGATCATCAAGCCTTTCAAACTCGACGAAGTCAAAGAGGCGCTTCATGAGGTGGGGGTATCAGGCATCACCGTTACAGAAGCAAAAGGCTTTGGCCGTCAGAAAGGTCATACCGAATTATATCGCGGTGCCGAATATGTTGTCGATTTCCTGCCGAAGGTGAAGCTGGAGGTCGTCGTGGAAGACGGGCTAGCCGAACGAGTCGTCGAAGCCATTTCCACCGCCGCCCAAACTGGCCGTATCGGCGATGGCAAGATCTTTGTCATTCCGGTCGAGTCGGCTTTGCGCATCCGCACCGGCGAACGCGATAACGACGCCATCTAATCATTATCACTTCCATTCAAACAACAAACCAAGGGACGAAATAAATGGGCAATACTACCGCAGACATCATGAAGATGATCAAGGAACATGAGATTGAGTGGGTCGATGTACGCTTCACTGATCCACGCGGCAAATGGCAGCATCTTTCCATGTGCGCCGATGTGGTCGATGAAGATGTGCTGGAAGAAGGCTTTATGTTTGATGGGTCATCCATCGAAGGCTGGAAAGCGATTAACGAATCCGACATGATCCTGCGTCCTGATTTGGATTCCGTCTATATGGATCCGTTCTCAGCGACCCCCATGATGATTTTGGTCTGTAACATTGTCGAACCCGGTGATGGCTCGCTCTATGGCCGCGACCCGCGCTCCACCGCTGTGCGCGCTGAAGCCTATCTGAAGTCAACCGGCATTGGCGACACCGTCTATGTTGGTCCGGAGCCAGAATTTTTCATGTTCGACGATGTCAAGTTCGAGGATGGTTATGACCGCAGTGGCTATAAAATTGACGATGTCGAACTACCAACCAATACCGGCCGCGATTATGAGATCGGCAATATGGGCCATCGCCCGCGCGCCAAAGGCGGATATTTCCCGGTTGCTCCCGTGGACAGTGCCATGGACATTCGCGGCGAAATGGTTGCCACGATGATGGAAATGGGCCTGCCCATGGACAAGCATCACCACGAAGTGGCCGCGGCACAGCATGAGCTGGGCATTACATTCGGCACGCTGGTTGAAACCGCTGACCGCACGCAAGTCTACAAATATGTCGTGCAGCAGGTTGCCCATGCCTATGGCAAAACCGCAACCTTCATGCCCAAGCCGATCAAGGATGATAATGGTTCCGGCATGCACACTCACATGTCGATCTGGAAAGATGGCAAGCCACTGTTCGCGGGCAATGAATATGCCGGCCTGTCGGAAACCTGCCTCTATTATATCGGCGGCGTGATCAAACATGCCAAAGCGTGTAACGCGTTTACCAACGCCACAACCAACAGCTACAAGCGTCTGGTTCCAGGTTTTGAAGCGCCCGTTCTACTGGCTTATTCCAGCCGTAACCGTTCCGCTTCATGCCGTATTCCTTATGGTGCAGGCGACAAAGCCAAGCGCGTTGAATTCCGTTTCCCGGATGCGCTGGCCAACCCATATCTGTCGGCTTCCGCTTTGTTGATGGCTGGCCTCGACGGCATCGAGAATAAAATCCACCCCGGCGAAGCGATGGACAAGAACCTCTATGACCTGCCGCCAGCTGAACTGGCCGAAGTGCCAACCGTCTGTGGTTCGCTGCGTGAAGCACTCGAAGCACTGGAAGCCGATCATGAATTCCTGCTTAAAGGCGATGTGTTCACCAAGGACCAGATTGAAGGTTATTGCGAACTGAAATGGGAAGAAGTCAGCCGTTTGGAAACGACGCCAGCGCCTGTCGAATTTGACATGTACTATTCGGCTTAAGCCAAACGGCCAAAACAATTGAAGACCCGGGGCAAGTTATTGCCTCGGGTTTTTATTTGCCATTTTCCCCGGTGTTCTTAATCTTATCTGCATTTGGGGGAAGAGTGATGCGGACGGCGCGAAATGTAATTTTGATATTGTTGATTGCAATGAGCATCGCCGCCGGCGCCGCCAAAATATTACAAGTACCTAATGAAGCGGCATTTTTTGAAGCATTAGGCCTTGGCCTGACCATCATGATGGTATTTGGAATCTTTCAGGTCGCGGCGGGGTTGCTGTCAGCAATATCCGCAACCCGCATTATCGGGCTTGGCCTGATGGGACTGGCTTTTCTGATATCGGCTGCGATGATCTGGTTAAATGGTCAAATCGTCTTTGCGCTGCTTTCGTTCCTGCCCGCGCTGCTGGCCGACATATTGCTCCTATTACACCTGCGAGACAAGCGGACGGACGCAAATATCGTCCATAGTCAATAGTCTCGCGACACTCGTACATTTACATTTTGTCGGCCGATAGTCGAGATGCTCGACAATATCGATAACCAGCGGGTGATCTGAAATTCCAACCGTGTCGCGCTGTAGCCCTGACCATCGGTGATCAGTTCGACATAAGCTCGGCGGGTTATATATTTGCCCGCTGCAATCGACGTGCTTTGACCGGTCGTCACATCGGCGGGCAATATCCGCAAGCGATCAAGACCCACTGCTTTGCGCAACTGGTTGATCGGATCCAGCCCGCCGCCGCTGTTGAGCGATGCGACGGCCGCTGCCAGTTGCACTGCCTCTGGTGCCGAAAGGTCAGATATCGATGCTCCAAACAGAACGCGGGATAGCAGCTCGTCCTCCGGCAAGGCCGGGACACTGTTAAAGGCGATTTCCGGACTGTTGCCGCGCCCGGTCACATTGATCGTGGCGTTCAGCCCGGTCAGGTCCGCTTCCGCCTCAATATCAAGTATGGGATTGGGCGGCTGGCTGCCGACAAAACGGATTCGACCGCGCTCCAGCTGGAAACGGCGACCAGCAAAGGTATAGTTGCCACGGACAAGGTCCGCACTGCCGGTCATTGCAAAATTGTCGACCGGGCCAGATACTTTCAAGTTCGCGCGCCATTCGCTGTCCAACCCTAATCCCTCGACCTGCAATCGATTGGGTGCTGTTGCGCTCAATGCAAAACGCCAGGGACGACTGCTAACGATAGCGACCCGCTCATCCGCCCTGCGATTGATCTCAGTGACCTTGATCTTGGGCAGCGCAACGGTTTCAGCGGCATTGCCAAATTGAAAGAAGCTGCGATTCAAGGTCAGATCGCCGGATATCACTCCACCATCCACAGAACTGCGGATTTGGATGGGTCCAGTCACCGTTGCTGCAAAATCGTCGCGAGCGATCAACCGAGCCTTTTGTGCATTCAGGTCGAGCATGATGCCGATACCTTCACCAGGTGCCACCGCGAAGTTGAAACTGCCGCTGCCGCTTACCGAACCACCGCCTCTTGTTGACCCCGTAATATTGGACATAACCAGCCGAGAACCGTCAAATTGGCCTTGTGCCTTGATGCCAGAGACAACTGTTCCGGTCAGACCACTTTCCAACCGCGCGTTACTTGTCCGCAATTGCCCATCAATTTGCGGATTGGCGAGCGTCCCCCGAACATCTGCGCTCAGGCTCAGCGGGCCGGTTAGATCGAAAGTTTCTACGCCGGTCAGCCGCCACAAAGCATCAGCAGCCCCATTGAAGCGCGCTTGCGCAAATAGAGGGCTGCGCTGTAATTCTTCTTTCCAGTTGCCGCTGCCAAAGCCGGTGACCCGTCCCTGAAAGCGGCCTATGGTTTTTGACTGCGATTGGATGACACCGCGCGCCGCTGCGTTGCGATTGGAAATGGCGATATTGAGACCAAGATCAATTGGGGTAGAGGTCAGGATCAACCCAGATCGGGTGAGGCCTTTGATGTTCAGTTTCGCTTCGCCAATGGGCATTTGCGAACCAGTCTGATTAATCTTGATGACGCCATTCGCTTCTCCGCCTAGGCCGAGATCATGTGCTATAATATCGGCCAGGGTTAGCGGCATTTTTGATAATGTCATATCAAGTCGCGACGTTCCGCTGGCCCATTGGCCTGAAAAACGCGTGCGGCCATTACCATAGGCCAATGTGGTCGGCGACACGGTCCAGCCACCATTGACCCGGCGCAGCTCCAGTGGCTTCAAGAACCGCAAGGTTCGGCCTTCAAACAGGCCATTGCCCGTCATGACATAGCGATCCGGTATAATATCAGCCTTGGCCTGAAAATTAAACGTGCTGCCGCGGGTGCCGGCAACGGAAAATGTTGCATTGCCCGTTCCGTTGACAAGCTTGGTATTTCCCGCAACCCTGCCGACCATTAAGTCGCCGCGGCTAATTCCCTGTGCACGCACGGTTACATCTACATCGGACTGCCCCTCCACTAGAATGACATCTGCATCCAGCGTGCCGGTTCGAATGAGGATCGGAGGAGCACCATCAAAGCGGGCGTTTTTGGCATTCAGCTTTGCGCGGATCAACTGGCGGTTCTGCCCTGGTTCGAACAGGACATTACCGTTAACGCCGCCACCACTAATCGCAAGATTCCCGGCAAGTCCCAAAGCGGTTGGACGAATTGTCCCGGTCGCCAGGGTGTCTGACACCTTCAATTGATCGACACGTATCTGAGCATCTTGCCCGGCGATCGTGACAATCGCACCATTTCCGGTAAAGGGCCCCAGCGTAGAACCACCAGCAGCCGTGAAAGCAAAGCCACTATCAACCGGATCAAGGTCAAGCTGTACGGCAGATAGTCCAGCCGCAGGCAAGGGACTGTCGAGCAAAAGCGCGATCTGGGGACGCGCCAAAGGCCCCTCAAGATCAAGATCGAAAGCCCCATATTGGTCATGCTCACCACGCCCATTAAACTCGAATATGGTAGCGGTCTGTTGCACACCACTACCGCTGAATTGCAGCTTTGGCGTATCAATATTCAGATTGGGAAAGCGCAGCTTGCGATCAGAATCCAGCACAAGTCCGGTTTCAACCACCGGGAGTCCGCCACCCAAGTCACGCAGAAATTCATTGTCGAAGCGCCGGAGCCGTGCCGTCACCTTGCCATCTATAGCCAGTCCAGCGGTGCCGGTACCAATTTCCAGAACTGCTACAATATCGGCAATGCCAACGCCAGCCACTGCAAAGCTCGGTGCCTGGGCATCAAGATTAATAGCATATTCACCCGTTGCCAAACGCGCTTCAATATCCGCTCTTCCTGATGCGCTATTCGTCGCAATCACTGCTCGTTCGGCAAATAAGCGCCCTTGTTCCAATCGCAAAAACGCCTTGCCGTTGAAACCGGAGAGGAGCTGTTTCAGCAGGTCGCCATTGCCGATAAGCGAAGTAACCGCAAGCTCGACCGGTATGTCAAAGCCGTTTGCATCGCGCCTGCCCTCGCCCGATGCGGTAACGCCCGTCAGCAGCGTTTTGCCAAAGGCCAATTGCGGTGCCGTCAACAAATATTGATAGCGCAGCGTAGAAAACTTGCCGTTGAGCAGCGCTTTGAATTCCAGGTCCTGTGCCCTCATATTAGCCGCTAGAGCAGACGGGTCACGCACATCAAACTCAACCCGAACGGCGTCTAGTGCGCTACGTGCGAGATCAACTCCACCCTTCGCCGTCAGGTTGGCCACCGAGGAACGCGCTGCCAGATCAAGCTGGATCAACCGATCTTCTACAGACGCGTTTCCATTGACCACCAGCCGCGGCGCAGCCAGCTTTGCAGCAAGTCCCTTGGGCAAAAGCTCTGACTCTATATTGCCATCAAAACCGAACAGGCCTTCTCTTGCCTCAAGCGTCAGCTCAGCAAGCGGCAAGTTCGCGCTTTTCGCGATCAGACTGCCATCCCATTTTGTCCAGTCCCCCTCTCCGCCAAGCGTGATCGCATAGTCACGCTGAAAGCCTATTTGACGCGCTATGGCACCGTCGGCCGGTGCGATAATCTCAGCATTTAGATCAAGCTTCTCCCGATCGGGTTCGGCGTTAAGGCTCAGCAAAATCTTGTCGCCGCTGCGCGTGGTCGCGGCATCAAGGTTTATCATGGCACGACCAGAGCGAATATCGGCCGAACCGGATAGATCAGCGCGCTGCGCCTCGCCGATCACAGCTTCTTCCAACAGCAGACTGTCCGCTCGAAAATTGCCGAGATAAATATCAAAATCGGGAAATAGGGGTGCGTCTTGCTGCGTATCACGAAGCGCGGGCAATCGCTTTAGCCTTGCCTTGGCAATCACGGCGTTCGAGATATTCAGTTCATTGAAAATCCAGGCCAACGGGCTCCAGTCCAGTGCAACGACGCCCGCTTCGAAAAAGACGCCCTCTGGGTCTGCCAGAGTGAGATCAACAATCTCCATGTTTTTATAGATGGAGCCATTGATATCCCCGATGCGGATACGCAGGCCGTCATCAGGTTCCAGCGCCTCTATCTCGCTGATAATATATTTATGGCCACTATCACTATCCAGCCAATAGGCACCCCCGGCCAGCACGGCGGCAACTAGTAACAACAAGCCGCCCAAGAAAACCATGATCTTCCGGCCGATCGATCGACGCGGTTTGATCGACTGAACATCAATGTCTGGTTCTTGCTTGTCCATCAAAAGGCCTGCCCAAGCGAGACATAGACGGCGATCCGGGAGTCACCTGGCTGCGGATTAATCGGTGTGCCGAGATCAACGCGAATAGGGCCAAAGTCGCTATAATAGCGCACACCCAGTCCGGTCCCGAAACGCATTCCAGTAAAGTCCGGCAGGGTTTCGCTATATACGTTGCCGGCATCGATAAAGGGCACGACACCAAAATTGCCGCCGAATATGTCAAGCCGTACCCGGGCTTCGAGCGAGAACTCCACCAGCGAACGGCCACCGGCAGGATCATTATTCACATCGCGCGGGCCAATCCGCTGAAAGCCGAAACCGCGCACCGAGCCCCCGCCGCCCGAATAGAGACGGCGCGACGGTGCTATACGATTGCTGCCAGCCCCGACGATGGAACCTATACGAGCCCGGCCCGCAAGAACGATCTTCTCTGACACCGGGAAATAGGCGCTGCCATCAAGCTGGCTGCGCGCGTAGAAAAAACTTCCCGACTGGAGTGAAGCTTCAGGCGAAAAGCGGGCACTCAGACGAAAACCATGTGTCGGGTCCAACAGATCGTCGCTGCCATCATAGGATAATGTGAGCGGCAACGCGCCGATGAAAAATGTGTCGCGTGATGTTGTCTGGATATTGCCATCAAGATCACGTTCCTGCGATGCGAGCAATTCAAACCCTGCTGACCAGTTCCATTTCTTTTGAAAGATCAAATTGCTTTGCCGTTCAAGACTGCCGGAAACGGAAAATGTCCGGGCTTCAAAAGCGGAATTGTCAATATTACTCAGCGCGACCTGACCATTCAGGACATTGTCTCGCCGGCGAAAATTATTCCGCCGATAGGTAATACTGCCGGATTGTTCCTGGGTAGCCAAAACGCCGGTTAGCCGGATCAAACCTTCTGGCGGGAAAAAATTGCGATGCTCCCAACTCACCTC
This DNA window, taken from Parasphingorhabdus litoris DSM 22379, encodes the following:
- a CDS encoding translocation/assembly module TamB domain-containing protein — its product is MDKQEPDIDVQSIKPRRSIGRKIMVFLGGLLLLVAAVLAGGAYWLDSDSGHKYIISEIEALEPDDGLRIRIGDINGSIYKNMEIVDLTLADPEGVFFEAGVVALDWSPLAWIFNELNISNAVIAKARLKRLPALRDTQQDAPLFPDFDIYLGNFRADSLLLEEAVIGEAQRADLSGSADIRSGRAMINLDAATTRSGDKILLSLNAEPDREKLDLNAEIIAPADGAIARQIGFQRDYAITLGGEGDWTKWDGSLIAKSANLPLAELTLEAREGLFGFDGNIESELLPKGLAAKLAAPRLVVNGNASVEDRLIQLDLAARSSVANLTAKGGVDLARSALDAVRVEFDVRDPSALAANMRAQDLEFKALLNGKFSTLRYQYLLTAPQLAFGKTLLTGVTASGEGRRDANGFDIPVELAVTSLIGNGDLLKQLLSGFNGKAFLRLEQGRLFAERAVIATNSASGRADIEARLATGEYAINLDAQAPSFAVAGVGIADIVAVLEIGTGTAGLAIDGKVTARLRRFDNEFLRDLGGGLPVVETGLVLDSDRKLRFPNLNIDTPKLQFSGSGVQQTATIFEFNGRGEHDQYGAFDLDLEGPLARPQIALLLDSPLPAAGLSAVQLDLDPVDSGFAFTAAGGSTLGPFTGNGAIVTIAGQDAQIRVDQLKVSDTLATGTIRPTALGLAGNLAISGGGVNGNVLFEPGQNRQLIRAKLNAKNARFDGAPPILIRTGTLDADVILVEGQSDVDVTVRAQGISRGDLMVGRVAGNTKLVNGTGNATFSVAGTRGSTFNFQAKADIIPDRYVMTGNGLFEGRTLRFLKPLELRRVNGGWTVSPTTLAYGNGRTRFSGQWASGTSRLDMTLSKMPLTLADIIAHDLGLGGEANGVIKINQTGSQMPIGEAKLNIKGLTRSGLILTSTPIDLGLNIAISNRNAAARGVIQSQSKTIGRFQGRVTGFGSGNWKEELQRSPLFAQARFNGAADALWRLTGVETFDLTGPLSLSADVRGTLANPQIDGQLRTSNARLESGLTGTVVSGIKAQGQFDGSRLVMSNITGSTRGGGSVSGSGSFNFAVAPGEGIGIMLDLNAQKARLIARDDFAATVTGPIQIRSSVDGGVISGDLTLNRSFFQFGNAAETVALPKIKVTEINRRADERVAIVSSRPWRFALSATAPNRLQVEGLGLDSEWRANLKVSGPVDNFAMTGSADLVRGNYTFAGRRFQLERGRIRFVGSQPPNPILDIEAEADLTGLNATINVTGRGNSPEIAFNSVPALPEDELLSRVLFGASISDLSAPEAVQLAAAVASLNSGGGLDPINQLRKAVGLDRLRILPADVTTGQSTSIAAGKYITRRAYVELITDGQGYSATRLEFQITRWLSILSSISTIGRQNVNVRVSRDY